The following proteins are co-located in the Carassius carassius chromosome 39, fCarCar2.1, whole genome shotgun sequence genome:
- the LOC132121295 gene encoding peptide Y-like has product MASALRSWTVPLALVLCVIVCLSSLAEAYPPKPEPPAGDMGPEEMAKYHTALRHYINLITRQRYGKRSTPEAAVAELLFGEEEQDVRPRVEDLLW; this is encoded by the exons ATGGCGAGTGCACTGAGATCCTGGACCGTTCCGCTGGCTCTTGTGTTGTGTGTCATAGTGTGTCTCAGCAGCCTAGCTGAAGCTTACCCGCCCAAACCAGAACCTCCAGCAGGAGATATGGGTCCAGAGGAGATGGCCAAGTACCACACGGCTCTAAGACACTACATCAACCTCATCACACGACAGAG ATATGGGAAGCGATCCACCCCTGAGGCTGCTGTGGCTGAACTGCTGTTCGGTGAAGAAGAACAGGACGTCAGGCCCCG tgTGGAAGACTTGTTATGGTGA